The nucleotide sequence ATGTGTATGCATACTATACCGTAGCCATGTCCCGGAGTGTTTGCCTCCGACTCCGGGAACAGTTGAAGTCCTTCTACCCATAAACAATAGAGGTTATATGCACATAAATAATAGAAAGAAGAGCTTTAGCATCGTCGGTAGCAGGGCATTAACTGATACGTGGTGAATGGTTGATTGTTCATTGATGGTGATGCTTGGTGCTTGGCTTTGagtaatgattttcaaattggaTGCAAGGGTGTGAGACTCGCAGTGATGCATCTTGTTCATGCCTTGAACTTCTCATCTTCCAGCTTATAGACTGCGGCTTTATTTTCTCTCATATCGTAATTCACCATGATATCCTTtgttcccttcttttttttttttcctcaaaaaaaataattctcaaAAAGTTCATCCAACATCCTATATTTATATAACATTATTATATTAACTATACAACTACTGAAGAGGCCTTAAACAGTATGAGAATCCGTGCGGTCTATATGAGGACCGTGCGGGTGTGTATTTAGTCATATATTAGTTATTTGCCGAATATATCTTGCGTACTtataaataatactttctggctagccattttgggtaaggtcctgGACTGTTACAAACAgagtttcaaatttcaaaatcaaAAGTCTGAGATTTGAAGACAATAGATACATAGGTGGATAGAAATTTCTCTCACATTTAGCAAAATTTAGAGAACATGTTCACCATCAAACAACTGCGAGCTCTGATCTGATACTTTTGATTCTAATCCAATATTGTGCAGCAAATGTTAAAAAATCAGAGAAAAAAGGTCAAGCAAGATTCCTCAGCTTCGCATGCATAAAATAGGATACACAAGGCCATGGATTTATTGCAAACTAAAATACAATATGATAGACCTTTACTTTAGCAAGGGAAGGTCATCATGCTCTGAAATGACTGATAATCCTGTGGAAAGTGAGCTGATGAAAGACTGTCTTGCAGAGTTTGTCTTTGGACAAGGCTTGGGTGGCATTTGCAAGCTATCCAGATCCCCTTGCAGCATCTCAATGACTTTGCCCATGGATGGGCGATCGGGCGACTTCATCTGAATGCACCATAAACCCTTGTCGAGCGAGTTGATCATGTATCCAAGGAGGGATAGTATATCTGGGCTCGAATTCTCCGCTCTTGGATCCACATCCCTTCTCCTCCCTGCCATCTCCATTAGTAACGTTCCACAACAACGAACATCAGATTTCTCAGATACGACCCCAACGTTCCTATTGTCCCCCTGGCAGCACTTACGGACACTAGGCATCATCCTTTCGATACAACTTTGCAGGCCCAAAATCTGGTATCATTGGCATGAAATTATGGTCTAGGAGGATGCTGTGGGGCTTGATGTCAAAGTGTAGAATTTGCATATCCCATCCCTGATGATTGATGCCTCAAGCTACTCCCAAGGCTATATCAGGGAGTTTATCCCGAGTGAAGGGACGATGACTTGTTTCATTTGAGGAGAAGATGTACTCATCAAGTGATCCATTAGGCATGTACTCATAGAGGAGAGCcctcttcaatccctctaaGCAGAATCCAATGAGCTGCACATATGGTTCTCACTTTTTTCCAGGCTGCGTTTGGCTCATGGATtgaaaaatataatagaaaagaaaagtttGTTCCTTTCCGGTAGGGTGGGAAAACGATAAAAAATGATGGAGCCTGGATAAAGTTATTCCAGTTCcttcttgaaatttttgatCTAGAAATAAACAGATTTGATGGGAATAATAACTATTCGTCCCAGTAAGAGCATTAAAACCCCTATCTCCTGTAAATATCTCTCCTTGTCAATACTGTCCTGCTTTCACTCTCTTCTCTCAATAAAAGTTCGGGGAAGTTCTTTATTTCCTCCATTTTTTCCTAAAGAAAACACCGGAATAAACTATTCCTCTCCTATGTTGCTTCGAACATGTCTGGTAGAAGCAAGATTCTTAATCCAAGCTTCATTTCTGCTTTGCTCTTGCACAATTGCAGCTTGTGTTAGGGATATCTATCAACTACCGCTTTATTTAGCACTTCCTCAAGGTTACATTTGAAATTCATTGGTCTGTTGGCCACACTATTTGCTTCGCCGTGCACATTCTAATCCGATGCTGAGAAGCTCACCTCATTAATCAATTTATAACAGTATAGATATGATATTAAGATATCCATGCTGatattaatataaaattaattttaatgcAGTGAACAGTGATTTGAACTACCTTtctgaaaaagaggaaaaagtaaAGTAACTTGAGCTAATAAGGAATCCGAGATCAAGACTCCTAGCCTCTCTCTAACCACAAGGTCTTTGCACCCATAGGCTTGGATATAGACATAGAAAGGCATTTATGCGAACACTAGATTTTGTAAGAGTTGCATGATGCCATTGAAGCATGATGAGTCATGCCGTGTATTTAGATTGCCATATTGCTGGCTTTCACAGCAAAAACTACATAAGATTGTTGTAGTGACCGTTATAAAAAGATATGTTGTTGACAAAACCTAGTTTACTAAATCTATAATGATGAAATATAAATTGCCATCGGATTTTTGTTACGGGAGTTGAAAGCCATGTAGAAGGGTTTGTCTAGCAACCTAATCCTATAATAAACACCGTAACTCCTAACTTTATTGATGAAATTAGTGACAAGAAGGTTAAAATAAATCCCAAAACTtactcaattttttttcataatttaaCAGCTTAAATTATTCACTGCTATTTATTTGTGAAGCAGAGGCAGAGCCAGAATTTCAGCTAAGAGGAGCAATAGTAATAACTAATGATCTATAATTTAATttcagaaatttaagaaaataaaataattttacaaatcTTTTTAAATCCATTTTCTTGAGCAGAAAATAAGTGCACAAATTACAAATAAGGTATATAAAACAATCTATATTTCCTGATGAAGCATCCAGAAAACAAAGTATAAGTACCTCTACTTCAAAACTAGTATCCAAGGTTCAAAGTAGAACTTTCTTCAAATCCCATATACGAACACTACACTCTGTTATTTGGCTCCTATGATTTAAGATACGACTCGAGCTATCTGCGTTAAGGTAGACAGACTCCTGGCACAACACAACTAATTAGTGCCAACCAACAAGACAAGACAAAATTACTTGCTATTCCCATGATGCACCTATATGAGGCCCCAAATACATTCATATAGCCATATTACCCACTACATGAACAAAACAGCATGACAAGAGAGAGCAAGTGTGCCACTAGTTTTCGGCATGCATCAAGGTAGATAACTTGGGCAAATAGATTAGATGTTTAGCTTGAAAATTTGCAACTTTGAGGTCAATTATTTAAGCCCAACAAACCTCTTACTGATTTATAAACACATAGATGTCACTTACATATATGAAAGATATTACATTACTTAAATTGAAAGATGCAAACAGGCCAATTCCTCAACTCAAAAGCAACTTGCATGTTTTGGGGGTTCACTGGATAACACGGTTAAGATACTCTTGAACGCTGGTGTATTTGACATCAGGATAGAGCTCAGAAGCATCCACACCAATTGATGGTTCAATTTCAATGTTAGCAGTGTCTCCTTTCACAAACACCAAGTAGTTGACTGCCAGCAGAATGTTGAATGGGAATGGAGACTCTGCAATGAAAAATAAAGCAAAGAtagttaaaaaaggaaaaatgatcGTAAAATCAGTTCATGTGACAAAAAAACATataactaaaaattaaaataataataataataatcatctccttttagaattttatttaaaagatcatgtttgcaagaataTATACacaaaaatcattttttgaCTACCGTTTTCTTGGTGGAGATCACTTGACTCTTGTTCGGTAATATTGATGATGAAAAAGGGCAGCGTTCTATCGGTTATTGCATTTCTTTGGTTACATAAACTGGTTCTCTACAAGGCTACTTTGGCTACTGAGCATTAAATCTCAAAAGCGTAAGCACTTAAGAACAAGTTAACAAAATATATGGGTCTTAAACACCCATCAAGATGCATGTCTTTTTGAGAGATACAGACTATTAAGTAATATCTTAGGCGAACCTAGCAGCGTCAAATCCTAAATTGTTTGTGTCCATGTGTGTGCATTCCTTTAGCACATTATTTTCTGCCTAGTTTTCCATATATATGGGCACAATgctattttttatatttgctCATAGAATCTTGTTGCCTGTGCTGCATCTGCCATTCAGCTTTTATAACAAACACGTCTCATCTTCAGCATATATCTAAAAGCTTGTCTATCAGATGGAAGGTTCTATGTACATGCTAGAAGAGTGAATTTGTGCTCGATGTAGCTAATACATGCTAAGTTAAATGTCATATCCTTTTATTATGGAAATTTaaaatatcttatgcatcaatcattgtTAACTAGCATTTCTAGAAGATAATAATCATGTAATTGTAATGACCAGCAATGGTGGGTGACATGCAAATTGAAAGCAGAGGAACATTGGCCGACTTATTGAGTCCATGATTTATAATGGTATTATATAAACTATTGGTTTAAATTATGATGCTTTATGCATGCAAAATTCTGAAGGAAGCTGGCATTTTAAACTATCGAAAGTTTCTACTCACCCTGGATCTTCTTCAAGACCTCTTCTTCCGGAAGGTAAATCTTCTCCAATGTCTTGCCGGTCTTCCTTTCCCAGAGGGAGACAAGCTCGTTAAAGGAGTAGATGTTGGCAGGAGGTTGCACGTACAAAATCTTGTTCAAAGTCCTTGGGTCATCTACAGCTTTGATGGTATATGCGGCGATATCTTCTTCACAAACGAAAATAGCTGAACATAAACCCAGATATGACGAGAAGAACGTTAGAGAGCATTGCCTTTAAAATATGagcatctttcttcttcttttttttaaatttttctccaGATCTCGAGCTTCTTTGATTGGTATGGTGCACATGGTGTAGGGTATAATTTCTCTTTCTAGAAAAGCCTAAATTGGGTCTAGGTTTAAGAGAATATGTCTAGATTTTTTAGATAATTTTTCGTGGCCAAATTAGATTCTGTCCCTGTATGCCAGATCCCGGCCTGATTTTGTCGGCTGAGTGCGGGTCTTAGACCAATATCTATAACGGACACATGGGTCTGATCTACTCCAAACttctagggctcgtttggttcgtggaaaaaggaggaaaagtatggtcaatggaaaaataaagagatgcctcttgtttggttgaagttttcaaaggatagagacggaaaagttgtattttcgtggaaatatgattcccatatttcatggaaaagtctttttcatgataaatatgaaaaagttacttttccatgagccgagaatcaaaatatttttattttttttccaaaaaagcccttcagcattaaaaggtattaaagacctaatttttattaagagtataataggaattacacataacttttccagaaaagtggaagattaaccaaacataagcactttggaaatctgtcactttttcataatcaaccaaacatagtaaaagtattttttcaggcattctcttcctaggaatctgcttCTCAGAAATTATATTTCTATGAGAGAAAATGCTTTCCGAGAATCAAACGAGCCCATGAGGTGAATTGAGTCTAAAACTAGTTGATTATAGGTCATGAAACTACCATTAGTTTTGTGCATGGGTTTGCATGATCGCATCCTTGTTCTTGCACAGAATTCCATATTTATGCACCTAGTGCGTTGATGAACCTCATGAGGTTGCACGAATCATAGGGCAACTGGATCTGTTCCACGGTTCAGATGGATCCAATGATCATGGTAACTCCCTCACCGCATGCTAGATTAGAGTTGATAAATTCAGATGGAACACTAGATCGATCTATGTACCGATGTGACATGCATTGTTCGACATAAATCGCGTCCGATCTAACAAATTAGGAAGATAGATTACCTTTCGGATTTCCGTCGCCTAATATTACAACTTTGTCTTTTGGAGGCTCTGGCTGAGCTAGTGTTGGAAGAAAGTATCCGGCGAAGCAGTTGCTGCACACGATGGTGTAAGGGATCCCTTCCGCCTCAATGACCCGCCGAATCTGAGCCTTGAGTTGGAACACCGACGTCGCCGGCTCCACTTTGTGTATGCGGTCGACGTCTAAACCAAACTCGGAGGGCAAGAACCTCTGCAAAACACCATTATTTCATGATTCACGAACATGAATTAGCCAGGTAATTAATCTTATTTAACAAAGACCGTTTACGTCCTAAATGTCAAACTTAactgtaaaaaaatataaaatatgtaaataaacCTACCTCATTCTACTTTTTGGGacaattgaattataatttatcCTTTGCTCGACCCTACCAACCATTTTCCAAAGTTTAAAAAGTAAACGAACGGTCCCGCACACGTCAGATAATGATGGATAGGGCCATCGATTTGATACAGAATAAATAATAATTCTCTACCAGATccgagacacacacacacagagagagagagaccttaaTCGTTCCGACTTCTTTAATGGCAGCAATGATCTTAAGCTGCTCAATCGCCTGCGGTGGGCCGACCGTTGAGATTACGACGTCCACTTGTTTAATGGCCTCCACCAAGCTCCCGTGGTCATTTAAATCCCCCTAAAACATTGTTACCGCATCAATGTGATGGCGAGAAGCAAGCAAAATCTTAACAAAAGTTTTGTTCTGAGTCCAATCTTCCGGAATTATTAGTGTTCAAGgtacaaaataaagaaaatatgtAGTTAATTACTTTGAGGATGGTGACGCCGGAGTTCTTGAAAGTCTCCAAGAGTTGGGCCTTGGCTGGGTCGGAGGGGGCGGTATTTCTCACCAGGGCGAAGGTGGGGTGACCGGACCGCGCGCTAGCTCCGACGACGAACTTACCGAGGTACCCAGTCCCTCCGATGATCAGAATCCTGCTCTTCTCCCCTGCCATCTGGACCGTCGGATGATCGAGGGCAAAAGCTATTACGTTGCTCCGCCGGTGCAAGCGGGACGAGGGAACCCTTCGAGACGGCCGCGATCGGCGGCGTCCGATCGCTCCGCTTTTATATCGGCGGAGTCGGTGTGCGGTCACCGTCGCGTAAACTTTACGATTAGCTTTTTTTCGCGTTGGAGGGTGCGAGATTTGGGACAGCAGCTCAGCTCGGGACCCGGGTTAGTTGGCTTACCTACTAGAAGGTGGGATTCAGCGTATCAGGTTGAAGATGGAACGCCATAGCTAGCAGATGATATTTTGGCATGTAGCTCCTTATGCTTGTTTCTTTCTCTATGATTATCTAATGAGGTTACGTGTCGGCTTCTAGTTTGGGGCAGTTATCTGTGCGGTGTGATGGAATCTCGGGTCAGGTATACACTTATATAAAAGGACGGTACTGGCGCACCTACCGCACTCTTAAGTTGCCGCATCCAACTGCTGACAAGCGCGTGCTATTGAAAACTAAAAAAGAAAGGGTACGGTTGAGGGTCGAGGATCAAAATACAGTTTTAAAGGTGGTTTATGATCATGATTAAGATTTTCTCTGTTTAATATTGTTTTTAGCCGCTGCTCTATTTGACAAAGACTACAAAGTGaagtgaaaaaaagaaaagaaagataaattAAAGTGAATGCGTTTAATACAGCTTATGGATATAAAATTATCTTCGAAATTCGGTAGGGGAATAAACTGCTAAACAATCTGACCATTAGTTAAAATAACAGGAAAGATTTATGGCGCGGATGATTGATAGAATGAGCCATCCTACATTCATACAACAACCAGAAGACTCTTCATATCACTACGAGTTAATCCTATGTGGAGCTTACATTCTTTTCTAGTCGATCATTGTTTCAAGTCTTTATGGAGTTTGCTAAAGCAGGCTTTTTAAAGTAAAGGGTCTCCATATTTTATATCTAAAGTACTTCACTTGATCTTTTTTGCAATCGTAAGCTTTCACGGTATTTATCATGCACTTCTTGGATATGAGACTCTTGAagaatgttttctatttttcgGTTGTGTATAGGAAGatagaaataaaatttaattttggaTGATCCAAaagtaaaagattgagaaaCTCAAAATTGCTATGCTCGAACAATTTGGGGACAGACATTTTTGTGATAACTCTACTATCAGTTTTACGTCAATCAATAGATGGAATAACTGTCGATCCGTAAATTTTCTATAGACTATGGATGGAGATTGAGAAAAGTTAGGCAAACTTGATAACTAGATTGAAACTTGACAGTAGACTTCACCCACTTGCATCCATTTTCATGACATGGTCATGCAGACATATCACAAAACTTCCAAGTCAGCATAGGAGTTGTAGGAAAGCAATGAGCCCTTAGGCCATCGAAGATACGACCACTCTAAGAAGGTACACATGTTGATGGCCAACCATTGTGATTGCTAATGCACCTAGGTTTCAACAAGAGTAGGGTTTGGAGGATAGAGATGGGGGTTCTGATATTAAGGTTTGCCTTCTAGCTTCTATTTTGGAATGGCATTGGCTGGAGAAGGGAGGTTGGCCGAATGGGTTGTCCTGTCTCTATTCACACtttattcttattatttttcCCCTCATCAGATCATTTTTATGAAGATTTTTCAGGAAAATAGGTCAAGTTTATCACTTCGATTATTTCCAGGATTTTGCAGGACAAAATCAGTATATTATGGAATTAGCAAACAGCTTGACGTTACATTTGATTCTTTCCGGCCTCCAGCTTGGTAGCAAAAACTGTTCACACTCTCACACCAGCGCCGGTGCCTTGAAATGTCTCCAAATGAAGCTCCTTTGGAGAGGAGAGAATTGGACCTGGAGCTTAGGTCGGGACTCGGAGGGACGGACAGAAAGGAAGAGAGACGGCAGCTCTCCAATTCGATCAACTAACGAGCGTTCTCCATCAATCAAGCTCGGCGCCCCTCTTACAGTGCTCCCGTCCATCCAATGGCGTCTGCAACTACCGAGAGTTCTCAGTCAAGCTATAATCGTGAGCGATAATGTTGCTTCCTCCCGTGTCTCGTAATTTTGACGTATTCAAACTAACAAGGGAGATGATGGATAGATTCTACCACCAcctcaaaagagagagagagattctgcCACCAATGCATGGTGACCCAGAAATTCACTGCTCATTCCACTACATTTTACTGCATGGTTTCTTTTTAAAGTTGTCAAGATAAATCGTTTTCATTCTCACAGTATCCTAATTACTTTCGACTCTTCTCTTTTCTCGCTTCAGCTTCTCAGATTCCTGCTGTTCATCTTATATCCTTTATTGAAACTGCAAGGCAAACTAAATATTAGCACTAAATTCTTTCAGGTTATTGCTGCTCGGGTGCCTGAATCATCCATACAATTGTTTTGGTTTTGTGAAGATGGAGATTACAATTTCATGTGCATAAGTGTCTTAATTGTACAATTTGGCAAGTCTTTTAAGTTGTGGTAGTATCAGTATCGGTTTGAATGAAATTCTGCTGGTGGCAAGTTGTTTCTTTGGATGACCTAAGGGCTGTGCTGACTTCCAAAGCATTATCCGGATGTGCAACTTTTTCAACCAGTTGGCCAAAAATGTTGGAGGGGAGTCCCTTCTGTCGATAAGGCAAAACCTACTTCGGTATTGGAAACATTATCTGGAtgattagcttttgtttattttgGCTTCTTTCCtactaaaataatttaaataatcatGACAAACAAACCAGTTTCATTATTGTAGCTACTAAGGATCATTTTCAGTTTTGGGTTTTCCTTAACTTCTTTAGGATCTGAGATCAGCATTTTGGGCAATGCAAACTTTGAAGGCATGGTACCTTTTGGTCTGTTGAGAGAAACAGTTGTTCAACAAATGAGTGTAATAATTATTTATCGTCTTTTGCAACAGAAAAGTTGATAAAATATACCTACCAATGTTATTGCAACATCAAGTCACTACCTGAAGGGACTCCCCTCCCTGGTGTCCTTGGTGACTGCCGATATCCTGTCTCGGCCTAAACCTGCAAACCTCACTCAATTGAATCACAATGGGAGGGAGCTTATCTAAGCAAAGAAGGAAAGTGTCGAGATGGTGACAGCTCTAATTGGAACAATGTTGCAGATATCCCTGAAGAGTCTTCAGATAAATTGCAATCAAGCACTACTGCAGGCGGCCAAGAACATGCTACCAGCAGACAGCCTTATATCCAGTTCCAGTATTTGTTGGGGAAGGGATACTTATGGTTAATCCTATCTTAGAGACAGGGTTCTCGGAAACAAAATCTTATCTTAGCGACAGAAATAATTATACATTT is from Phoenix dactylifera cultivar Barhee BC4 chromosome 6, palm_55x_up_171113_PBpolish2nd_filt_p, whole genome shotgun sequence and encodes:
- the LOC103703738 gene encoding isoflavone reductase-like protein; the protein is MAGEKSRILIIGGTGYLGKFVVGASARSGHPTFALVRNTAPSDPAKAQLLETFKNSGVTILKGDLNDHGSLVEAIKQVDVVISTVGPPQAIEQLKIIAAIKEVGTIKRFLPSEFGLDVDRIHKVEPATSVFQLKAQIRRVIEAEGIPYTIVCSNCFAGYFLPTLAQPEPPKDKVVILGDGNPKAIFVCEEDIAAYTIKAVDDPRTLNKILYVQPPANIYSFNELVSLWERKTGKTLEKIYLPEEEVLKKIQESPFPFNILLAVNYLVFVKGDTANIEIEPSIGVDASELYPDVKYTSVQEYLNRVIQ